From one Labeo rohita strain BAU-BD-2019 chromosome 8, IGBB_LRoh.1.0, whole genome shotgun sequence genomic stretch:
- the LOC127169861 gene encoding protein SFI1 homolog — MHCAQTDAVERRRSAFLLYQSFYQWKNHYESRHLKNSLHSERNTEALRKRLIQPSRSLALMTTCSTWRNLHVLRTAVIHHHLSVLYKHWLLWRHLCLKRISERQQEWWACVWWERRLQSKAWTLWTLTWQRKQLAAHQHRMDLLASAWTEWKVRNSQKKLETLIQSVQRSNLRHCFHLWQKRAETHQKDKEKQFVLSRHTLHSWHCYVQKKKLTRLSAKAPWMLSRWMLAVTFRKWRDVIERTRDTRRCLERVRLLLEKGRMQTAFVVCRQSTRVRKELKRIWENSQRAQVSQCLSAWRTLVQRSALLRHFCHQKKAQTLKTCLQHWSRSLQLHALHKHFLIQQFHPRHRHTGQGKIACRMEVLKWKTGISAAGLSARLLLHNTFYKWTEILEKHQLAKSQRSARDRALQRAVLLEWYRHTQAGFSDGVLLFTDRLAHLHPSSSASSSSDPLMSTASPQVVFLQALGRMMHPDLSLAFSQWWSVVHTNREMRLQADLCRNSRRHEELTLLFRVWRAQTQMHSPAVRHWERRVLFQSVIQWKQMVCQKRKKRMLEQQAAVTHDTSLLRHCFTTWTRLAVGPHCEQQKCAVKLMKSRTERHRLNLSFSTWVTRVRQQQTTRAIYNRTLLNSVFLDWLRCVQVCKWRQALALFYAHYRLLRVCFCQWRIICAQQRLASSKAQHTLHLGAKAILQQWRKYTHIRGHRHALLCEYDEKRKTVMKRRSFVRWSHAVEQFRRAQHYHQRALKHRCFRQWLHEFRHQSELLCVSRELREVWTRRLQRRAFSLWQLKLNHCVETETC, encoded by the exons TGGAAGAATCACTATGAGAGCAGGCATCTGAAGAACTCACTCCACAGTGAGCGCAACACAGAAGCTTTGAGAAAACGACTGATTCAGCCCAGCAGATCTTtagctctgatgaccacatgcTCCACTTGGAGAAACCTGCATGTGCTCAGAACGGCTGTGATTCATCATCA TCTATCTGTACTGTATAAGCACTGGCTGCTCTGGAGGCATCTGTGTCTAAAGCGTATATCAGAAAGACAGCAGGAGTGGTGGGCATGTGTTTGGTGGGAGAGACGACTCCAGAGCAAAGCCTGGACCCTGTGGACATTAACCTGGCAGAGAAAACAGCTGGCTGCACATCAGCACAG gaTGGATTTGTTAGCATCGGCATGGACGGAATGGAAGGTCAGAAACAGTCAGAAAAAGCTGGAGACGTTGATTCAGTCTGTTCAGAGAAGCAACCTTCGTCACTGTTTTCATCTCTGGCAGAAAAGAGCAGAAACACatcaaaaagacaaagaaaaacagtttgttttgaGCCG ACACACCCTGCACTCCTGGCATTGCTACGTTCAGAAGAAAAAGCTAACACGTTTGAGTGCCAAAGCACCGTGGATGCTTTCCAGATGGATGTTAGCAG TAACCTTCAGGAAGTGGAGAGATGTCATAGAGAGGACGCGGGACACAAGGAGATGTCTGGAGAGAGTGCGCCTCCTGCTGGAGAAAGGTAGAATGCAGACTGCATTTGTCGTTTGCCGCCAAAGTACTCGGGTGAGGAAGGAGTTAAAGAGAATATGGGAGAATTCACAAAGAGCTCAAGTCTCACA GTGTTTATCAGCATGGAGAACACTGGTTCAGCGCAGTGCATTGCTTCGGCATTTCTGCCATCAGAAAAAGGCGCAGACACTCAAGACATGCTTACAGCACTGGAGCAGATCTCTACAGCTACACGCTCTTCACAAGCATTTCCTCATCCAGCAGTTTCATCCAAGACATAGACACACAG GGCAGGGAAAGATTGCCTGTAGGATGGAAGTGTTGAAATGGAAAACAGGTATTTCAGCAGCAGGACTATCAGCCAGACTCCTGCTCCACAACACTTTTTATAAGTGGACAGAGATATTAGAGAAACACCAGCTGGCAAA ATCTCAGAGATCAGCTCGTGATAGAGCTCTTCAGAGGGCTGTTCTTCTAGAGTGGTACAGACACACTCAGGCTGGTTTCTCTGATGGAGTTCTGCTCTTCACAGACAGACTGGCTCATCTTCATCCATCATCCTCTGCCTCATCCTCATCTGATCCTCTGATGTCCACCGCTTCGCCCCAG GTTGTGTTTCTACAAGCCCTCGGCAGGATGATGCACCCTGATCTGAGTCTGGCTTTTTCCCAGTGGTGGAGTGTAGTGCACACTAACAGAGAGATGAGACTGCAGGCAGATCTCTGTAGAAACAGCAGGAGACATGAAGAACTGACTTTGCTTTTCAGGGTGTGGAGAGCTCAAACACAGATGCACTCCCCAGCTGTCCGACACTGG gaGAGGAGGGTGCTCTTTCAGTCTGTCATTCAGTGGAAACAAATGGTTTGCCAGAAACGCAAGAAACGTATGTTGGAGCAGCAAGCAGCAGTGACTCATGACACCAGTCTACTCAGACACTGCTTCACTACATGGACCAGACTG gccGTAGGGCCGCACTGTGAACAGCAGAAGTGTGCCGTTAAGTTGATGAAGAGCAGAACAGAGAGACACAGACTGAACTTGAGCTTTTCCACATGGGTTACACGTGTACGCCAGCAGCAGACCACCAGAGCCATTTATAATCGCACACTACTGAACAG TGTCTTTTTAGATTGGCTGAGGTGTGTTCAGGTCTGTAAATGGAGGCAGGCACTGGCTCTGTTCTATGCACACTACAGACTCTTGcgtgtgtgtttctgtcagTGGAGAATCATCTGCGCTCAGCAGCGACTCGCCAGCAGCAAAGCACAACACACACTCCACCTGGGAGCCAAAGCCATCTTACAGCAGTGGAGAAAATATACACACA TCAGGGGCCATCGACATGCTCTCCTGTGTGAGTATGATGAGAAGAGGAAGACTGTCATGAAGAGAAGATCATTTGTCAGGTGGAGCCATGCAGTGGAGCAGTTCAGAAGAGCTCAGCATTATCACCAAAGAGCCTTAAAGCACAG GTGTTTCCGTCAGTGGCTTCATGAGTTCAGGCATCAATCAGAGCTGCTGTGTGTGAGCAGAGAGCTGAGGGAGGTCTGGACACGGAGACTACAGCGGAGAGCCTTCAGCCTCTGGCAGCTCAAACTCAATCAT TGTGTGGAAACAGAAACTTGTTGA
- the LOC127169976 gene encoding uncharacterized protein LOC127169976: MWRMRNTFLCWKAAFRQRIRSRDHWTQTQQRRVLLAWHGQTVSAQRRRYREAWFQYSSEMRLQAAVFMQWRKALIQGQQRQCALESLLIIYQSRVSDQAFQRWRTAAAEWKTITTFNNKLLNKWFMCWTHSRDQLKVADMSYMKKKINEARFVLRTWSLWAKERKAQRQMEEAVSLWLEGRAVSRTFHHWVKVYQQQQKASHHRQTQLAHSITAIEGSGLHGLTRRYWTCWKNQTEASLLCTQQYEHRVLQKAWLTWRKRHIRNRVSADYSANFNNALLAQVLRVWWQRAHGVDFEP; this comes from the exons ATGTGGAGGATGAGAAACACGTTCCTGTGCTGGAAAGCAGCGTTCAGACAGAGAATCAGGAGCAGAGATCACTGGACACAGACACAGCAGAGGAG GgttctgctggcgtggcatggACAAACAGTATCAGCGCAGAGACGGAGGTACAGAGAGGCCTGGTTCCAGTACAGCAGTGAGATGAGACTGCAGGCTGCTGTATTCATGCAGTGGAGAAAAGCACTGATCCAGGGTCAGCAGAGGCAGTGTGCTCTGGAAAGCCTGCTCATCATCTATCAAAGCAGAGTCAGCGATCAAGCTTTTCAGCGTTGGAGAACTGCGGCCGCAGAATGGAAAACAATTACAACATTCAACAACAAATTACTTAACAAG TGGTTCATGTGTTGGACACACAGCAGGGATCAGTTGAAAGTAGCAGACATGtcttatatgaagaaaaaaataaatgaagcccGGTTTGTTCTGAGGACGTGGTCACTGTGGGCTAAAG AACGTAAAGCACAGAGACAGATGGAGGAGGCTGTGAGTCTCTGGCTGGAGGGCAGAGCAGTATCTAGAACTTTCCATCATTGGGTCAAAGTTTATCAACAACAGCAGAAAGCCTCTCACCACAGACAAACACAGCTTGCACACAG TATCACAGCAATAGAGGGAAGTGGACTGCATGGACTGACCCGTCGTTACTGGACCTGCTGGAAAAACCAAACTGAAGCATCACTGCTGTGTACACAACAA TATGAGCACCGTGTGCTGCAGAAAGCCTGGCTTACCTGGAGGAAGCGACACATCAGGAACAGAGTGTCTGCTGATTACTCAGCCAACTTTAACAACGCGCTATTGGCCCAG GTGTTGCGAGTGTGGTGGCAGCGAGCCCACGGGGTAGACTTTGAGCCCTAA